One genomic region from Ptychodera flava strain L36383 chromosome 5, AS_Pfla_20210202, whole genome shotgun sequence encodes:
- the LOC139133951 gene encoding somatostatin receptor type 5-like, producing the protein MNNTTNTTSLDPLPPWLSDLFMPIISSLVCVLGLLGNGIVIYTCLRYPGMSSVPNLYIVNLAVADFLHLFALPFLIYFNTHARWVFGNAMCKVVMGLDGANMFTGIFTLTAMAVDRYLAIVHIVWAKNYRTQMKTKLVCCILWMMSLAFSAPLWLYANTMRIDGVVVCIVICPVLVEQLFIMYTFVIGFVSPLVIITVCYVGILRFLGNNARRRRRFRVGHVGALVLMAVLLFVVCWLPFWIVRFLILSSYQPTYGLKIAYYIGWILITMNSCLNPLVYAYFKHDFRDVIWYCCLKCKSPGEALPRIRTSSY; encoded by the coding sequence ATGAATAACACAACAAATACTACATCATTGGACCCGCTACCCCCGTGGCTGTCTGACTTATTTATGCCGATTATCTCAAGTCTGGTGTGTGTATTGGGATTACTTGGTAATGGCATCGTCATCTACACCTGTCTTCGTTATCCTGGAATGTCGTCTGTTCCCAACCTTTACATCGTCAACTTGGCCGTCGCCGATTTTCTCCACCTCTTTGCGTTACCGTTCCTAATATACTTCAACACACATGCCAGGTGGGTGTTTGGAAACGCCATGTGTAAAGTCGTCATGGGCCTCGATGGTGCCAACATGTTTACGGGAATATTCACCTTAACGGCTATGGCCGTGGATCGCTACCTTGCCATCGTACATATTGTGTGGGCAAAGAATTACAGGACACAGATGAAAACTAAACTGGTTTGTTGTATACTCTGGATGATGTCGTTGGCATTTTCGGCTCCGCTTTGGTTGTATGCGAACACTATGCGTATAGATGGCGTAGTAGTCTGTATCGTGATCTGCCCAGTTCTAGTCGAACAGTTATTTATAATGTATACGTTCGTCATCGGGTTTGTTTCCCCTCTTGTCATCATCACCGTCTGTTACGTCGGTATTTTAAGATTTCTCGGGAACAATGCAAGACGTAGAAGACGCTTTCGTGTCGGTCACGTCGGTGCCTTGGTTTTGATGGCCGTACTGCTCTTCGTAGTCTGTTGGTTGCCATTTTGGATCGTGCGCTTTTTGATTTTAAGTTCCTACCAACCCACCTACGGTCTGAAAATCGCATACTATATTGGTTGGATTTTAATCACAATGAACAGTTGCCTTAACCCACTGGtatatgcatattttaaacACGACTTCAGAGATGTTATCTGGTATTGTTGTTTGAAATGTAAATCGCCGGGAGAAGCTCTCCCAAGAATTCGTACCTCGTCTTATTAA